GATGATCGCTGTATTGCTGAAAATCATCTAAAAACTGATACTTGAAAGTTTGTCGTGTTTCACCAGTTGTACCTGATGGAAAATAAGTACTCATAACCGAGAATTTTTCAAAATCAGCCCGGATTATTCTTCCTTCAAAATCGTACAGCTCGTGTCCGCATCCATATTCCACACGTTTAGGAGAGACCTTTGTAAAGATCGCAGTCCCGCTATATCCTTTCTTCTGTGCAGGATACCAGTAATGCTCATATCCCAATTGCTCCAATAAAGCTATTTCAGGAATCAGATCTGGTGTAGCTTTTATTTCCTGAAGACAGATCACATCTGCATTCGTACTTTTCAGCCAGTCCAGCCACCCCTTTCTAAGAGCAGCACGCAGACCGTTAACATTATACGTAATGATTTTCACGAGAAAAAAATATAAAGTAAATCTTTAAATTAAATATTGATATAAGTTCTGATAGATTATTTATTCGGAGGTACTAATAATCTTTTCCTGAAAACATATCAAAAAACCGGGTTAGAAAACCTGTTTTAGGTTTCTCCCCTTTAAGTTCCAGTTCAAGGTTTAATGCTTCTCTTCGGGTTAACACTTTCATCGACATCCTTACATCATCTGTCGGTCTGTCCAAAGCATCTGTCTTCACTTTAGCAATTGTTTCCACAACCTCTACCCCATTCAAAAGTTCACCAAAAACGGTATAATTACCATCCAGATGAGGTGTTCCTCCAATAGTAGTATAAATTTTGCGTTGTGCTTCCGTAAACTTGCGCCCTTTTAATTTGAACTGTTCCAGACTATCCAGTCCGGCATTTGTAAATACACGGCCCTCAACCAGATAAAACTGAGATCCTGAAGATGCTTTAGCCGGATTGTTATCTCTTGCAGCCCCTATAGTCCCCTTTTTATGGAATAAGGTATCCCGAATTTCCGCATTGATCGTATATTTCGGACCTCCCTCTCCAAGTGCCTGTCCCTTTGCAGCGTGTCGCGAATCAGGATCTCCTCCCTGAATCATAAAATGATTGATCACACGGTGAAACAGCAGACTATCGTAATATCCTTCTTTCACCAGTTTCACAAAATTATCCCGATGTAGCGGAGTTGAGTTGTACAATTTCAACAGACATATGCCTTTATCTGTAGTGATGCTAACATACTTAAATTCAGGTTTAGCAGCCCAGACATACAGGCTGCATGTCATTACAAAAAACAGTAAAATTATTTTTCTCATCATAAAAGAGTAAGCAAAAGCTACATCATTTCCATTTCCTGGAAATAATCGACTATTAAAGATTTTATAATTAGTTCTTGTTCTAATAATGTATAATTCGGAATAGGTTTAATTAATTCCCAGTGTGGCCAGCCTTCCTGATCAACGCCCTGCAATTCATAAAATCCCATTGCACTAAAAAGCTTGCAGGTAGCGATATGCATCAGTTCCTCTTTCTCTCTTTTAGAGAATGTCTGAGGTCCTTTACCTAATTCCTGTACTCCTATCAGAAAAAGCATGACTTTGATATCCGGTATATCCATATCAAAACTTTCCGCCATCTTCCCCTGTAGCACAGACCAACTCTTATTCACTTGACTAGCATTCATATCTATAAACTCAAAAGTAAAAATTAAAAAGGTAAAAACCTTTACAGTAAACGGTACGTATTCTCTAACAGTTTGTTGATAACAAACGATCTTTACTTGAGCTCATTAATCAGTTCTGCACAACGTTTTTCAATCATTTTGTAGACAGGGTCAAACATTTTAGCATCAAAATAAGGGTCAGGAACAGCATTATCCGGA
The Sphingobacterium spiritivorum genome window above contains:
- a CDS encoding exodeoxyribonuclease III, with the translated sequence MKIITYNVNGLRAALRKGWLDWLKSTNADVICLQEIKATPDLIPEIALLEQLGYEHYWYPAQKKGYSGTAIFTKVSPKRVEYGCGHELYDFEGRIIRADFEKFSVMSTYFPSGTTGETRQTFKYQFLDDFQQYSDHLLKDIPNLIVCGDYNICHRAIDIHNPKSNANTSGFLPEEREWMENFINSGYIDSFRHLNPEPHQYSWWSYRAGARARNLGWRIDYNMVSAPLASQIEKSYLLNDAMHSDHCPVVVEISE
- a CDS encoding peptidylprolyl isomerase, with amino-acid sequence MMRKIILLFFVMTCSLYVWAAKPEFKYVSITTDKGICLLKLYNSTPLHRDNFVKLVKEGYYDSLLFHRVINHFMIQGGDPDSRHAAKGQALGEGGPKYTINAEIRDTLFHKKGTIGAARDNNPAKASSGSQFYLVEGRVFTNAGLDSLEQFKLKGRKFTEAQRKIYTTIGGTPHLDGNYTVFGELLNGVEVVETIAKVKTDALDRPTDDVRMSMKVLTRREALNLELELKGEKPKTGFLTRFFDMFSGKDY